One segment of Cydia pomonella isolate Wapato2018A unplaced genomic scaffold, ilCydPomo1 PGA_scaffold_30, whole genome shotgun sequence DNA contains the following:
- the LOC133533976 gene encoding uncharacterized protein LOC133533976 — protein MTSVLKCNACNIVIDELLCYIQNKLSVIDDDTLVRLCRTSFSSEEIKKSKCLLFDSVSTNQRKISRKNSGKEVRDLEDIVALLRSVEIDKVPVFVARKLESLPPITVDHLDCTKLLKDLAKIQNDIALVKSSYATITQLEELRFDLNNMKCASIPLSPFSKVNARRGAWVYDSGPIGLSHCSTNSEKENSSTSHVSPTIPLNNDNINNRQPSPKEQSPLKNIQVKCSNNNEIAILNPLSSVEVSHPPLTEIAKPCTQADNECGNTRRAVTDNSDYPRDHDNNSENGEWITKTYKRNKPNYRYAGKRGLARDAENNAKFRAAERKVPIFISNVNKECLESDIINYVKDKTQENIMLEKLNIRKNSHNAFKFFISESKESLFLDAKIWPQGIVFKRFVHFRQGSTNRKLSVDGTHNNIRNGENK, from the coding sequence ATGACGAGTGTGCTTAAATGTAACGCGTGTAATATCGTTATTGATGAACTGTTGTGCTACATACAGAATAAACTATCGGTGATAGATGACGACACCTTAGTGCGCCTTTGTAGAACGTCGTTTTCCAGCGAagaaatcaaaaaatcaaaatgtttattgtttgaTTCTGTGTCGACCAATCAACGCAAAATATCGCGAAAAAACAGTGGCAAGGAGGTTCGAGACTTGGAGGATATCGTGGCATTACTACGATCTGTCGAAATCGATAAAGTGCCCGTGTTCGTTGCGCGTAAACTCGAGAGCTTACCTCCAATAACGGTAGATCATTTAGATTGTACAAAACTGTTAAAAGATCTCGCCAAGATACAAAATGATATTGCGTTAGTAAAATCTTCTTATGCAACAATAACTCAACTTGAGGAACTACGTTTCGACTTAAATAACATGAAATGTGCGTCAATACCACTATCTCCGTTTAGCAAGGTTAATGCCAGACGGGGAGCGTGGGTGTATGATAGTGGCCCAATTGGGCTATCGCATTGTTCCACGAACTCAGAAAAAGAGAACTCTTCCACATCACATGTATCTCCTACTATACCgctaaataatgataatataaacaatagacAGCCATCTCCGAAGGAACAATCGCCACTCAAAAATATTCAAGTAAAGTGTTCCAATAACAACGAAATCGCAATATTGAATCCGTTATCATCCGTTGAGGTGAGTCATCCTCCTCTGACGGAGATTGCTAAGCCGTGTACGCAAGCGGACAATGAATGTGGGAATACCCGCCGCGCGGTGACAGACAACAGCGATTACCCGCGCGACCACGACAATAATAGCGAAAACGGTGAATGGATTACAAAGACCTATAAGCGTAATAAACCGAATTACCGCTATGCGGGAAAACGAGGCTTAGCCCGCGATGCGGAGAATAATGCTAAGTTTAGGGCGGCCGAGAGGAAAGTACCaatttttatctcaaatgtaaACAAAGAATGCCTTGAATCCGATATTATAAACTATGTCAAGGACAAAACACAGGAAAACATAATGCtagaaaaactaaatattagaaaaaactCCCATAATGCATTCAAGTTTTTCATATCGGAAAGCAAAGAGTCACTTTTCCTGGATGCTAAAATATGGCCGCAAGGCATAGTATTTAAGAGATTTGTGCATTTTAGACAAGGCTCGACGAACAGAAAATTATCTGTTGACGGCACACATAATAACATTCGTAATGGAGAAAACAAATAA